A DNA window from Streptomyces parvus contains the following coding sequences:
- a CDS encoding SUKH-4 family immunity protein codes for MSAVVTFAQAQERADEWVNGDVPAYQHREVRVREFDLGFVVWAEDRPEGPVSDGGRQRLVIARDSGEATLWPGLPVGEVIRRYEEEYGTPAGAPDVAPEPPQRVDLNQTSFLLTPPEWLQEAADKLGIPDHRAERRDAEEAEPAPSSQSASPPAPSAPSVPSPSPSTPFPSPSVSASGQTPVPGPVAADATPPSAPSAGGSAASWPAADGGAAHEPTASDGVPAGATPWAGTDTNSDSDDAAVPLPATVFAPPLSGTDDEEAPPPVVPAEAPTALMSGGSQLPRTQVAPALRPGQGAPDGGGDIADAATSKAVVPPRGARGGGPSTPPPPGAPGIPGMPPGATPPPSGPGAPGAPAGGYVPTQLVSQLGPPGATPPGPPGPPQGSTPPPAPPGPPAAPGSTPPPGGGVHHAATMLADGSSIGAGVPRAPRPPGPPGAPGAPQPPGPPGPPPGSTPPPGGGVHHAETMFAAPGQVGPPGPPGPPGAPGGSLGGPGPVPQPPGPPGPPGPPPGGHTPPPAAYGYPQQPTGRPTVGPGYQAVLRFRAPDGSEQQLIRRSAPGTPHPEWQMLHELRAMNVPPQQVIELHTELESCELPGGYCARMIRETWPQVRITSVAPYGTDHASRQQGMQHLLTHQGELHQVADGPARPAPVRAPLPQMPPAPALPPEAVAEELAQAFGPQGILRFDQRAVSRQGVPEVVARTLVWAGLPADFGPFFWAQPGQPVVPTLAELAAQRQVQPAPDAGSYLVMGTDFGRAICVQYGTANIVAVPVEAGPGGQPVPPQFVNTGLPEFVRSMALLGRMWRLRYGLNPEQAGRWTVDFQAQLVALDPAALASPESWWSVLLEQMWDGLI; via the coding sequence GTGAGCGCGGTGGTGACTTTCGCGCAGGCGCAGGAGCGGGCGGACGAGTGGGTCAACGGTGACGTGCCCGCGTATCAGCACCGAGAGGTGCGCGTCCGTGAGTTCGACCTCGGTTTCGTGGTGTGGGCCGAGGACCGGCCGGAGGGCCCCGTCTCGGACGGGGGCCGTCAGCGGCTGGTGATCGCCCGGGACAGCGGTGAGGCGACGCTGTGGCCGGGGCTGCCGGTGGGTGAGGTGATCCGGCGGTACGAGGAGGAGTACGGGACTCCGGCGGGTGCGCCGGACGTTGCTCCGGAGCCGCCGCAGCGGGTGGACCTGAACCAGACGTCGTTCCTGCTGACGCCGCCGGAGTGGCTCCAGGAGGCGGCGGACAAGCTGGGGATTCCGGATCACCGCGCGGAGCGCCGGGACGCGGAGGAGGCTGAGCCGGCCCCGTCGTCGCAGTCCGCGTCGCCGCCGGCCCCGTCCGCGCCTTCGGTCCCGTCGCCGTCGCCGTCGACCCCGTTCCCGTCTCCGTCCGTATCGGCGTCCGGTCAGACCCCCGTTCCCGGTCCCGTCGCCGCGGACGCGACGCCGCCCTCCGCTCCTTCCGCCGGGGGCTCCGCCGCGTCGTGGCCCGCCGCCGACGGTGGCGCGGCCCACGAGCCCACGGCTTCCGACGGTGTGCCCGCCGGGGCGACCCCGTGGGCCGGTACGGACACCAACTCCGACTCCGACGACGCGGCGGTCCCGCTGCCCGCGACGGTGTTCGCACCGCCGCTGTCGGGGACGGACGACGAGGAGGCACCGCCGCCGGTCGTTCCGGCGGAGGCGCCCACCGCGCTGATGTCGGGTGGCAGCCAGCTGCCGCGTACGCAGGTGGCCCCGGCGCTCCGGCCGGGGCAGGGCGCACCGGACGGGGGCGGTGACATCGCCGACGCGGCCACCAGCAAGGCCGTGGTGCCGCCGCGCGGGGCGCGTGGGGGCGGTCCGTCGACCCCGCCGCCGCCCGGCGCCCCGGGGATCCCCGGCATGCCTCCCGGCGCGACGCCGCCGCCTTCGGGTCCGGGCGCGCCCGGGGCCCCCGCGGGCGGGTACGTCCCGACGCAGCTGGTCTCCCAGCTCGGCCCCCCCGGGGCCACCCCGCCCGGCCCGCCGGGCCCGCCGCAGGGTTCCACCCCGCCGCCCGCTCCGCCCGGCCCGCCCGCGGCCCCCGGTTCCACGCCGCCTCCGGGTGGCGGGGTGCACCACGCCGCGACGATGCTCGCCGACGGGAGCAGCATCGGCGCGGGCGTCCCGCGTGCGCCCAGGCCGCCGGGCCCGCCCGGTGCTCCGGGTGCTCCGCAGCCTCCCGGGCCTCCCGGTCCACCGCCGGGTTCCACGCCGCCTCCGGGTGGCGGGGTGCACCACGCGGAGACGATGTTCGCGGCTCCGGGCCAGGTCGGTCCGCCCGGCCCGCCCGGTCCGCCCGGGGCCCCGGGCGGTTCCCTGGGTGGCCCCGGTCCCGTACCGCAGCCGCCGGGTCCTCCCGGTCCGCCCGGTCCGCCGCCCGGTGGGCACACCCCGCCGCCTGCGGCGTACGGCTATCCCCAGCAGCCCACCGGCCGGCCGACCGTGGGCCCCGGCTACCAGGCCGTGCTGCGGTTCCGCGCTCCGGACGGCAGCGAACAGCAGCTGATCCGCCGCTCGGCGCCGGGCACCCCGCACCCCGAGTGGCAGATGCTGCACGAGCTGCGGGCGATGAACGTGCCGCCGCAGCAGGTCATCGAGCTGCACACGGAGCTGGAGTCCTGTGAGCTGCCGGGCGGGTACTGCGCGCGGATGATCCGGGAGACCTGGCCGCAGGTGCGGATCACCAGTGTCGCTCCGTACGGTACGGATCACGCCAGCCGCCAGCAGGGCATGCAGCATCTGCTGACGCACCAGGGCGAGCTGCACCAGGTGGCGGACGGCCCGGCCCGGCCCGCGCCGGTCCGGGCGCCGCTGCCGCAGATGCCGCCCGCGCCCGCGCTGCCGCCCGAGGCGGTGGCCGAGGAGCTGGCGCAGGCGTTCGGTCCGCAGGGCATTCTCCGGTTCGACCAGCGGGCGGTCTCCCGTCAGGGGGTGCCGGAGGTCGTCGCGCGCACCCTGGTGTGGGCGGGGCTGCCCGCCGATTTCGGGCCGTTCTTCTGGGCGCAGCCGGGGCAGCCGGTGGTGCCGACGCTGGCCGAGCTGGCCGCGCAGCGCCAGGTGCAGCCCGCGCCGGACGCGGGGTCGTACCTGGTGATGGGTACGGACTTCGGCCGGGCGATCTGCGTGCAGTACGGCACGGCGAACATCGTGGCCGTGCCGGTGGAGGCGGGACCCGGCGGGCAGCCGGTGCCGCCGCAGTTCGTGAACACGGGGCTGCCCGAGTTCGTGCGGTCGATGGCGTTGCTGGGCCGGATGTGGCGGCTGCGGTACGGGCTGAACCCGGAGCAGGCGGGGCGTTGGACCGTCGACTTCCAGGCACAGCTGGTGGCGCTGGACCCGGCGGCGCTGGCGTCGCCGGAGAGCTGGTGGTCGGTGCTGCTGGAGCAGATGTGGGACGGCTTGATCTGA
- a CDS encoding SMI1/KNR4 family protein encodes MTTGRLGQQAAPPNAAYAGQVVNFPDPVRASRHPRGVRMDGGGHPVLSPYARAAAEIADPPPGFGIDELRLTDYVSANAAMAASGHDLWDTIPAVATPHGWTWHHVPGGRRMELVPVEVKALLRHHGGLAGTDVDQNRRGTRPLQETRPAHFRLPKGAGAVTEQQVQGVEEDLGYRLPGAYRSFLKAAGGSAPVGAALDAELGLLVDQPFFTVRDEAAMNDLVYVNKCLRDHFTKDYLGVAFVQGGILAVKVRGRDVGSVWFCPYDDARDQDGWSVQERVERLLLPCGTDFDAFLERLAGNPPELETVANLMVDGGFARAVPVEG; translated from the coding sequence ATGACGACAGGTCGGCTCGGGCAGCAAGCCGCGCCACCGAACGCCGCCTATGCCGGGCAGGTCGTGAATTTCCCGGATCCGGTCCGGGCGTCCCGGCACCCCCGAGGGGTGCGGATGGACGGGGGCGGCCACCCGGTTCTCTCGCCGTACGCCCGCGCCGCGGCAGAGATCGCCGACCCGCCTCCGGGCTTCGGCATCGACGAGCTGCGCCTGACCGATTACGTGTCGGCGAACGCGGCGATGGCGGCGAGCGGACATGACCTGTGGGACACGATTCCCGCGGTGGCGACCCCGCACGGCTGGACGTGGCACCACGTGCCCGGGGGTCGGCGGATGGAGCTGGTGCCGGTCGAGGTGAAGGCGCTGCTGCGCCATCACGGCGGCCTCGCGGGGACGGACGTGGACCAGAACCGGCGTGGCACCCGCCCGTTGCAGGAGACCCGGCCGGCGCACTTCCGGCTGCCGAAGGGCGCGGGCGCGGTGACCGAGCAGCAGGTGCAGGGAGTCGAGGAGGACCTCGGCTACCGGCTGCCCGGCGCGTACCGCTCGTTCCTCAAGGCGGCGGGCGGTTCGGCCCCCGTGGGTGCGGCGCTGGACGCGGAACTGGGGCTGCTGGTGGACCAGCCGTTCTTCACGGTGCGTGACGAGGCCGCGATGAACGACCTGGTGTACGTCAACAAGTGTCTGCGGGACCACTTCACCAAGGACTACTTGGGCGTCGCGTTCGTCCAGGGCGGGATTCTCGCCGTGAAGGTGCGCGGCCGGGATGTCGGTTCGGTGTGGTTCTGCCCGTACGACGATGCCCGGGACCAGGACGGCTGGAGCGTCCAGGAGCGTGTGGAGCGGCTGCTGCTGCCCTGCGGCACGGACTTCGACGCCTTCCTGGAGCGGCTCGCGGGCAATCCGCCGGAGCTGGAGACCGTGGCCAACCTGATGGTGGACGGCGGCTTCGCGCGCGCCGTCCCGGTGGAGGGGTGA
- a CDS encoding YwqJ-related putative deaminase, which produces MHSTQTATSGDPRLIWSSTEAGRTPRLIHRRDGILPAVAAALSVRGETLTCTAGKGDQPPVLHPLVQDFLDTLTSGQRERFTGRCPEAILLSRQLTAAEAGRSKRAQRKPLTNGEARRALKHARITARRIREDGDPLHGSYAPPCRSCSALLSHFGVRPVDLTSTGAATTAEKG; this is translated from the coding sequence ATGCATTCCACACAAACCGCCACATCAGGGGATCCGCGCCTCATCTGGAGCAGCACCGAAGCCGGCCGTACGCCCCGATTGATCCACCGCCGCGACGGGATCCTCCCGGCCGTGGCCGCCGCGCTGTCCGTCCGCGGCGAGACGCTGACCTGCACCGCGGGCAAGGGGGACCAGCCGCCGGTACTGCACCCGCTCGTCCAGGACTTCCTCGACACCCTCACCAGCGGCCAGCGCGAGCGCTTCACCGGCCGCTGCCCCGAAGCGATACTGCTCTCCCGTCAGCTCACCGCCGCCGAGGCCGGGCGCTCCAAACGGGCCCAGCGAAAACCCCTGACCAACGGAGAGGCGCGGCGCGCACTCAAGCACGCGCGGATCACCGCACGGCGGATCCGCGAGGACGGCGACCCGCTGCACGGCAGCTACGCGCCGCCCTGCCGGTCCTGTTCCGCCCTCCTGTCCCACTTCGGCGTACGCCCCGTCGACCTGACCTCCACCGGCGCCGCGACCACCGCCGAGAAGGGCTGA
- a CDS encoding SUKH-3 domain-containing protein: MHDRQQHTSTTRFSVAVDAALRDAGWQPGRWDIRQAEEWADALRSHASPAGHRHAVFPAAVEAWAEFGGLRITASAPGRHIAPTAVRIDPLSGLHLARTLGDLGRALETEVSPLGAEGEEQAVLAIDMEGRVYSIDHTGDWFLGQDIDEALATLVTGTQPPRLTSA; this comes from the coding sequence ATGCACGACCGCCAGCAGCACACCTCCACCACCCGCTTCTCCGTCGCCGTCGACGCCGCCCTGCGCGACGCGGGCTGGCAGCCCGGGCGCTGGGACATCCGCCAGGCGGAGGAATGGGCCGACGCCCTGCGCTCCCACGCCTCCCCGGCCGGCCACCGGCACGCCGTGTTCCCGGCGGCGGTCGAGGCGTGGGCGGAGTTCGGCGGCCTCCGCATCACCGCGTCCGCGCCGGGCCGGCACATCGCGCCCACGGCGGTACGCATCGACCCGCTGAGCGGCCTGCATCTGGCCCGCACGCTCGGGGACCTCGGCCGGGCCCTGGAGACCGAGGTCAGTCCGCTGGGGGCGGAGGGCGAGGAGCAGGCGGTGCTGGCGATCGACATGGAGGGGCGGGTGTACAGCATCGACCACACCGGCGACTGGTTCCTGGGCCAGGACATCGACGAGGCCCTGGCCACGCTGGTAACAGGCACCCAGCCGCCGCGCCTGACGTCGGCCTGA
- a CDS encoding sensor histidine kinase, whose protein sequence is MTATGADREAAGSTTRGYWWWERRRSVALDVGLALVSALECGLEGVEFARNTGIPVPVGVVFGLLAGSVLLVRRRWPIVVVLLTIAMTPAEMGFLMALVGLYTLAASEVPRRITVVLAGMALVGTFIVTYVRLRQTVAEQADFGPGDWYVPLISVFMAVGLTAPSVLLGLYIGARRRLMESLRERADSLERELSLLADRAEERAEWARTEERTRIAREMHDVVAHRVSLMVVHAAALQAVAPKDPAKAVRNAALVGDMGRQALTELREMLGVLRTGEALTAPAAAGGVPLASVRQAAAAAAAAAATEDGPRLHELEALVAQSRQAGMVVELTVHGELRPYPPEVEQTAYRVVQEALTNVHKHAAGAKTWVRLAHREAEVAMQVENGPSDAAAADAGLPSGGNGLVGMRERVLALGGVFVSGPTDAGGFRVSAVLPVALSKP, encoded by the coding sequence ATGACCGCAACGGGGGCAGACCGGGAGGCGGCGGGATCGACCACCCGCGGCTACTGGTGGTGGGAGCGGCGACGGAGTGTCGCCCTGGACGTGGGACTGGCGCTGGTGTCGGCGCTGGAGTGTGGCCTGGAGGGGGTGGAGTTCGCCCGGAACACCGGGATCCCGGTGCCGGTGGGCGTGGTGTTCGGGCTTCTCGCGGGTTCGGTCCTGCTGGTGCGCCGGCGGTGGCCGATCGTCGTGGTGCTGCTGACGATCGCGATGACGCCCGCGGAGATGGGTTTCCTGATGGCCCTGGTCGGCCTGTACACGCTGGCCGCGTCCGAGGTGCCGCGCCGCATCACCGTCGTGCTGGCGGGGATGGCGCTGGTGGGCACGTTCATCGTCACGTACGTACGGCTGCGGCAGACCGTGGCCGAGCAGGCGGACTTCGGGCCGGGGGACTGGTACGTCCCCCTGATATCCGTCTTCATGGCCGTCGGGCTCACGGCCCCCTCCGTGCTCCTCGGCCTCTACATAGGGGCCAGGCGCCGACTGATGGAGAGCCTGCGGGAGCGGGCCGATTCGCTGGAGCGGGAGTTGTCGCTGCTCGCGGACCGGGCCGAGGAGCGGGCCGAGTGGGCGCGTACGGAGGAGCGGACCCGGATCGCCCGGGAGATGCACGACGTGGTCGCCCACCGGGTGAGCCTGATGGTGGTGCACGCCGCCGCCCTCCAGGCCGTCGCCCCGAAGGATCCGGCGAAGGCCGTGCGCAACGCGGCGCTGGTCGGGGACATGGGCCGGCAGGCGCTGACGGAGCTGCGCGAGATGCTCGGGGTGCTGCGGACGGGGGAGGCGCTGACCGCGCCGGCCGCGGCGGGCGGGGTTCCGCTGGCGTCGGTACGGCAGGCGGCCGCGGCGGCCGCCGCGGCCGCCGCGACGGAGGACGGGCCCCGGCTGCACGAGCTGGAGGCGCTGGTGGCGCAGTCGCGGCAGGCGGGGATGGTGGTGGAGCTGACGGTCCACGGAGAGCTGCGCCCGTATCCGCCGGAGGTGGAGCAGACGGCGTACCGGGTGGTGCAGGAGGCGCTCACGAACGTGCACAAGCATGCGGCGGGCGCGAAGACGTGGGTGCGGCTCGCGCATCGGGAGGCCGAGGTCGCGATGCAGGTGGAGAACGGCCCGTCGGACGCGGCCGCGGCGGATGCGGGGTTGCCGAGCGGCGGGAACGGGTTGGTGGGGATGCGGGAGCGGGTGCTGGCGCTGGGGGGCGTGTTCGTCTCCGGCCCCACGGACGCGGGGGGCTTCCGCGTCTCCGCGGTACTCCCGGTGGCCCTGAGCAAGCCCTGA
- the glmU gene encoding bifunctional UDP-N-acetylglucosamine diphosphorylase/glucosamine-1-phosphate N-acetyltransferase GlmU → MSATSPAAVVVLAAGEGTRMKSKTPKVLHEISGRSLVGHVVAAARELDPQHLVVVVGHASEQVTAHLNAGDAPVRTAFQAEQNGTGHAVRMGLEELGGGVDGTVIVVCGDTPLLSGGTLGALAATHAADANAVTVLTAEVPDSTGYGRIVRDPATGAVTEIVEHKDATDEQRAISEINSGVFAFDGRLLGDALGKVRTDNSQGEEYLTDVLSILREAGHRVGASVAGDHREILGINNRLQLAEARRLLNERLLERAMLAGVTVVDPASTLIDATVTYERDAVVHPGTQLLGSTHLAEDSEVGPNSRLKDTVVRAGARVDNSVTDSAEIGPGATVGPYAYLRPGTRLGLKAKAGTYVEMKNATIGEGTKVPHLSYVGDATIGDHTNIGAASVFVNYDGVAKHHTTIGSHCRTGSDNMFVAPVTVGDGVYTAAGSVITKDVPSGSLAVARGQQRNIEGWVARKRPGSAAAQAAQASSQEPDGQS, encoded by the coding sequence GTGAGCGCAACCAGCCCGGCAGCCGTCGTCGTCCTCGCAGCGGGTGAGGGCACCCGTATGAAGTCGAAGACTCCCAAGGTTCTGCACGAGATCTCCGGGCGCTCGCTCGTCGGACACGTCGTCGCCGCCGCCCGCGAGCTGGACCCCCAGCACCTCGTCGTGGTCGTCGGCCACGCCAGTGAGCAGGTCACCGCGCATCTCAACGCCGGCGACGCCCCCGTGCGCACCGCCTTCCAGGCCGAGCAGAACGGCACCGGGCACGCCGTCCGCATGGGGCTCGAAGAGCTCGGCGGGGGCGTCGACGGGACCGTGATCGTCGTGTGCGGCGACACCCCGCTGCTCTCCGGCGGGACGCTCGGCGCGCTCGCCGCCACGCACGCCGCCGACGCCAACGCGGTGACCGTCCTGACCGCCGAGGTCCCGGACTCCACCGGCTACGGGCGCATCGTGCGCGACCCCGCTACCGGCGCGGTCACCGAGATCGTCGAGCACAAGGACGCCACCGACGAGCAGCGGGCGATCTCGGAGATCAACTCCGGGGTGTTCGCGTTCGACGGGCGGCTGCTGGGCGACGCGCTGGGCAAGGTGCGCACCGACAACAGCCAGGGCGAGGAGTACCTCACCGACGTGCTGTCCATCCTCCGCGAGGCCGGGCACCGCGTCGGGGCGTCCGTGGCGGGCGACCACCGCGAGATCCTCGGCATCAACAACCGGCTCCAGCTGGCCGAGGCCCGCCGGCTGCTGAACGAGCGGCTGCTGGAGCGGGCCATGCTCGCGGGCGTGACCGTGGTGGACCCGGCGTCCACGCTGATCGACGCGACCGTGACGTACGAGCGTGACGCGGTCGTGCACCCGGGGACGCAGTTGCTCGGTTCCACGCATCTCGCCGAGGACTCCGAGGTCGGACCCAACTCGCGGCTCAAGGACACCGTCGTGCGGGCCGGGGCCCGCGTCGACAACTCCGTGACGGACTCGGCCGAGATCGGGCCGGGGGCGACCGTGGGCCCGTACGCGTATCTGCGGCCGGGGACCCGGCTGGGGCTCAAGGCCAAGGCCGGTACGTACGTGGAGATGAAGAACGCCACGATCGGGGAAGGGACGAAGGTCCCCCACCTGAGTTACGTCGGTGACGCGACCATCGGCGACCACACCAACATCGGTGCGGCGAGCGTCTTCGTGAACTACGACGGGGTGGCCAAGCACCACACGACGATCGGCTCCCACTGCCGTACCGGTTCGGACAATATGTTTGTGGCACCGGTCACGGTCGGGGACGGGGTCTACACCGCCGCCGGGTCGGTCATCACGAAGGACGTGCCGTCCGGTTCGCTGGCCGTGGCGCGGGGCCAGCAGCGGAATATCGAGGGTTGGGTGGCCCGGAAGCGTCCGGGCAGCGCCGCCGCGCAGGCCGCTCAGGCGTCGTCGCAGGAGCCCGACGGGCAAAGCTGA